A section of the Rummeliibacillus pycnus genome encodes:
- a CDS encoding YolD-like family protein, whose amino-acid sequence MIRDRGNIKWTAMMLPEHVQRLRSWQQEMQQIAKPVFDEWTLQALEEELMQAYYSQKEVMLEVWYKQTSIQYRGVITKLKSEEKKLCLYDAEQLVNNWIEVEVILHIKVLA is encoded by the coding sequence TTGATACGTGATCGAGGAAATATAAAGTGGACTGCGATGATGCTACCAGAACATGTGCAAAGACTAAGAAGCTGGCAACAAGAGATGCAACAGATTGCGAAACCTGTATTTGATGAATGGACATTACAAGCATTAGAAGAAGAACTGATGCAAGCTTATTACAGTCAAAAAGAGGTAATGTTGGAAGTTTGGTATAAGCAAACAAGTATTCAATATAGGGGTGTTATTACAAAACTCAAAAGCGAAGAAAAAAAGCTTTGTTTATATGACGCCGAACAACTTGTGAATAACTGGATTGAGGTAGAAGTCATTCTCCATATAAAAGTACTTGCATAA